A genomic region of Salvelinus namaycush isolate Seneca chromosome 7, SaNama_1.0, whole genome shotgun sequence contains the following coding sequences:
- the LOC120051390 gene encoding inosine-uridine preferring nucleoside hydrolase-like: MASLNVGSTYSNYTDFNNAVTAFENENFVQFYRRDARTIEKVKRLNPRHHYNPELKYVNIHLTCIHGGRNFLSHSKGVRPKTSTCRVGCPALIKVKTTEDGERLVVKEMVKIHNHEVSEAAFKHYPKRRQLCPAERAKCSELLTKYDGNKSLVIEELTKVTGKVILPKDIHNIAATMNCPPKCERKKQEVTKGIRMVMDTDTKLREQARKRRPGSAFKDPRRSEKKLVLDVDTGVDDAQAIMMALAAPNVEVLGITCVSGNTSLENSCRNTLRVLKVCQRLEIPVFSGAAEPLVGHPLSAGSFHGQDGLGDAPDPDAPGLELLQTEGAVEAIIRLVNENPGEVCLVAMAPLTNLALAVKIDPTLPQKLKGLFIMGGNTDSRGNTTVCGEFNFAADPEAAYIVLNRFFCPTYIATWEFCCENKLPWSFCDNWLAQDSDKARFMKSIFKHTTDTVATCARYQREMTAGPGFVSCDSYAMAAAIDDSFVWVSEPVAVTVELQGTYTRGMMVLDKLGVLEKEHQVLIMRTVDLESFKGMLMDSLK; encoded by the exons ATGGCTTCTCTTAATGTTGGGTCGACATACTCAAATTATACAGACTTTAATAATGCGGTCACCGCATTCGAAAATGAGAATTTTGTCCAGTTTTACCGCCGCGACGCAAGAACAATTGAAAAAGTCAAACGATTAAATCCAAGGCACCATTACAATCCTGAGTTGAAGTATGTGAACATACATCTGACTTGTATACACGGTGGCAGAAATTTCTTATCACATTCTAAAGGAGTGCGTCCGAAAACGAG TACCTGCAGGGTTGGATGCCCAGCTTTAATCAAAGTCAAAACTacagaggatggagagagattagTTGTAAAGGAAATGGTCAAAATACACAACCATGAAGTCAGTGAG GCTGCATTCAAGCACTACCCCAAGAGGAGACAACTATGTCCGGCTGAACGCGCCAAGTGTTCAGAATTGCTGACAAAGTACGATGGCAACAAAAGTTTGGTGATCGAAGAGCTCACCAAAGTAACTGGAAAAGTCATCCTACCGAAGGACATTCACAACATTGCAGCGACAATGAACTGTCCTCCAAAATGTGAGCGAAAGAAACAAGAGGTGACCAAAGGGATTCGAATGGTGATGGACACCGACACAAAGCTAAGAGAACAGGCAAGGAAAAGGCGGCCTGGATCTG CGTTCAAGGATCCGAGGAGGTCCGAGAAGAAACTGGTGCTTGACGTGGACACGGGGGTGGATGACGCTCAGGCCATCATGATGGCTCTCGCAGCCCCCAACGTGGAGGTCCTGGGGATCACCTGTGTAAGCGGCAACACCTCCCTGGAAAACTCCTGCAGGAACACACTGCGCGTCCTCAAGGTCTGCCAGAGACTTGAG ATCCCAGTGTTCAGTGGAGCTGCGGAGCCTCTGGTGGGCCACCCCCTGTCGGCAGGCTCCTTCCACGGGCAGGATGGGCTGGGGGACGCCCCTGACCCAGATGCCCCGGGCCTGGAGCTGCTGCAGACAGAAGGGGCTGTGGAAGCCATCATCAGGCTGGTCAATGAGAACCCTGGAGAG GTGTGCCTGGTAGCTATGGCCCCGTTGACCAACCTGGCCCTTGCAGTGAAGATTGACCCCACCCTCCCTCAGAAACTCAAAGGTCTCTTCATCATGGGAGGCAACACTGACT CGAGGGGGAACACCACAGTGTGTGGAGAGTTCAACTTTGCTGCCGACCCGGAGGCTGCTTACATCGTCCTGAACCGCTTCTTCTGTCCAACCTACATCGCTACCTGGGAGTTCTGCTGTGAGAACAAGCTACCATGG TCGTTCTGTGACAACTGGCTGGCCCAGGACTCAGACAAGGCCCGCTTCATGAAGAGCATCTTCAAACACACCACGGACACCGTGGCCACTTGTGCTCGCTACCAACGGGAGATGACGGCTGGCCCGGGTTTCGTGTCGTGCGACTCGTACGCCATGGCGGCGGCCATCGATGACAGTTTTGTGTGGGTGTCTGAGCCGGTGGCCGTTACCGTGGAGCTTCAGGGGACCTACACCCGGGGCATGATGGTCCTGGACAAGCTGGGAGTCCTGGAGAAGGAGCACCAAGTTCTCATCATGAGGACGGTGGACCTGGAGAGCTTCAAGGGGATGTTGATGGACTCCCTGAAGTAA
- the LOC120051391 gene encoding protein unc-50 homolog gives MLPTTSPQNGSLSARDAARHTAGAKRYKYLRRLLHFKAMDFEFAVWQMLYLFTSPQRVYRNFHYRKQTKDQWARDDPAFLVLLSIWLCVSTVGFGLVLDMGFVETLKLLLWVVFIDCIGVGLLISTLMWFITNKYLLKPPSKDYDVEWGYAFDVHLNAFYPLLVILHFLQLFFINHIVVINSDWFLGYFVGNSLWLTAISYYLYITFLGYNALPQLQNTVVLLYPFALLVLLYIISLSLGWNFTKGLCWFYKYRVQ, from the exons ATGTTGCCGACCACCTCGCCGCAGAACGGAAGCCTGAGTGCCCGCGATGCGGCACGCCACACAGCGGGCGCCAAGCGCTACAAATACCTGAGGAGGCTGCTGCACTTCAAAGCCATGGACTTTGAGTTTGCTGTGTGGCAGATGCTCTACCTGTTCACCTCCCCACAGAGAGTCTATCGTAACTTCCACTACAGGAAGCAGACCAAGGACCAGTGGGCCAGAGACGACCCTGCCTTCCTGGTGTTACTCAGCATCTGGCTCTGTG TGTCCACAGTGGGCTTTGGGCTGGTGCTGGACATGGGCTTTGTGGAGACTCTGAAGCTGCTGCTGTGGGTGGTGTTCATAGACTGCATCGGCGTGGGTCTGCTCATCTCCACACTCATGTG GTTCATCACCAATAAGTACCTGCTGAAGCCGCCCAGTAAGGACTATGATGTAGAGTGGGGCTACGCATTCGATGTGCATCTCAATGCCTTCTACCCCCTGCTTGTCATCCTGCACTTCCTACAGCTCTTCTTTATAAACC ATATCGTAGTGATAAACTCAGACTGGTTCCTGGGGTACTTTGTAGGGAACAGTCTGTGGCTGACAGCCATCAGCTACTATCTATACATCACATTCCTGGGATACAACG CATTGCCCCAACTGCAGAACACAGTGGTTCTGCTCTACCCCTTCGCCCTGCTAGTTctcctctacatcatctctctctccctgggatgGAACTTCACCAAGGGCCTCTGCTGGTTCTACAAGTACCGCGTCCAGTAG